From one Solanum stenotomum isolate F172 chromosome 12, ASM1918654v1, whole genome shotgun sequence genomic stretch:
- the LOC125847382 gene encoding uncharacterized protein LOC125847382 yields the protein MTRKDGTESGNDEVQNQMVAQESVSVEEVKMLRQQMAEMYEAWMNGQAPSSSIREYLNVNIPFPIQVSTSDLIYPPRFGPYVNTSNTAETSSVHPLNPSMMNNPLFMPTVQTNAITQPTLVQKSNDDHIPKDQYGQGQAPKLTFKIPDSYHHTHQYNSPVEVGKTIKDKEHEEIARKMRRFKTPKFDKYNGHGDPVAHLKRFCNQLRGAEGKKELLMAYFGESLTGVASKWFIDQDISRWHVWDDMAQDFVQQFHYNIDIVPDRNSLANMKKKLSESLREYAIRWREQAARVKPPMKAYELIDVFLQAQEPDYFHYLLAAMGKPFAEAIKIGGLVENDIKSGKIVSQTAIRATTQAI from the exons ATGACACGCAAAGACGGAACAGAGTCGGGAAATGACGAAGTCCAAAATCAAATGGTTGCACAAGAGTCAGTATCTGTAGAAGAGGTAAAAATGTTGAGACAACAGATGGCCGAAATGTATGAAGCTTGGATGAATGGGCAGGCTCCCTCATCTTCAATTCGGGAATACCTGAATGTCAATATACCATTCCCCATTCAAGTCTCAACAAGTGACCTGATTTATCCACCTAGATTTGGACCCTACGTTAACACATCTAATACTGCTGAAACTTCCTCGGTACACCCATTGAATCCATCCATGATGAATAATCCACTCTTCATGCCAACTGTGCAAACTAATGCAATTACTCAACCAACACTAGTACAAAAATCCAATGATGATCATATACCCAAAGATCAATACGGCCAAGGTCAGGCCcctaaattgactttcaaaattcCTGATTCTTACCACCACACTCATCAATACAATTCCCCCGTCGAGGTTGGAAAAACCATTAAGGACAAGGAACATGAAgaaattgcaagaaaaatgagga GGTTCAAAACTCCAAAGTTTGATAAGTATAATGGTCATGGCGACCCAGTGGCTCATTTGAAAAGATTTTGTAATCAGCTAAGGGGAGCCgaaggaaaaaaagaacttCTTATGGCTTACTTTGGAGAAAGTCTAACGGGTGTAGCCTCAAAATGGTTTATCGATCAAGATATTTCTCGATGGCATGTCTGGGATGACATGGCGCAAGATTTTGTCCAACAATTCCACTACAATATCGATATTGTTCCGGATCGTAATTCCCTAgctaatatgaagaaaaaattgtcTGAAAGCCTTAGGGAATATGCCATAAGATGGAGGGAGCAGGCGGCTAGAGTCAAACCGCCGATGAAAGCCTATGAATTGATTGATGTTTTTCTCCAGGCACAAGAACCTGACTACTTTCATTACCTTCTCGCTGCAATGGGAAAGCCTTTCGCCGAAGCAATTAAGATCGGAGGACTGGTAGAGAACGACATAAAATCGGGTAAAATTGTAAGCCAGACAGCCATTAGAGCTACCACGCAAGCAATATAA